The following proteins are co-located in the Aurantiacibacter atlanticus genome:
- a CDS encoding NAD(P)/FAD-dependent oxidoreductase: MNIAIIGAGMAGLSCATRLRAQDHDVILFDKGRGPGGRMATRRAEIDGNTLHFDHGAQYFTVSDNGFAEIVSQWEADDVVAQWPVAKEGAWVGTPGMNAPVKAMAAELDVRFGVEIEAFGRSGTGWRFDGDGTPETVFDAVLVAVPAEQAAVLLGPHSPQMAETAKSSVSLPCWAVMAAFATPLDHEDIIRDAGAIGWAARNSAKPGRSNKGGLDCWVVQASPDWSREHLDDDGETIATLLLEELGNQTDITMPEAVHSAAHRWLYAESGSTAQKALWNADACLGACGDWLIGPRVEAAFVSGVTLADTILTTG, translated from the coding sequence ATGAACATCGCAATCATTGGTGCCGGTATGGCCGGGCTCAGCTGCGCAACACGCCTGAGGGCGCAAGACCATGACGTCATCCTGTTCGACAAGGGGCGAGGGCCGGGAGGTCGCATGGCGACCCGGCGGGCCGAGATCGATGGAAACACGCTTCATTTCGATCACGGAGCGCAATATTTCACCGTCTCTGACAATGGGTTCGCCGAAATCGTATCTCAATGGGAGGCTGATGACGTTGTCGCGCAATGGCCCGTAGCTAAAGAGGGTGCGTGGGTTGGCACGCCCGGCATGAATGCACCGGTCAAGGCGATGGCTGCAGAGCTTGATGTACGTTTCGGCGTGGAAATAGAGGCTTTCGGGCGGTCCGGAACTGGGTGGCGGTTTGATGGGGATGGTACACCGGAGACGGTATTTGATGCGGTACTGGTAGCTGTTCCTGCAGAACAGGCCGCTGTGCTGTTAGGCCCACACTCGCCTCAAATGGCCGAGACTGCGAAATCTTCCGTTTCCTTGCCATGCTGGGCCGTAATGGCGGCATTCGCCACCCCACTCGATCACGAAGATATTATTCGTGACGCCGGAGCCATCGGCTGGGCCGCGCGCAATTCAGCGAAACCGGGGCGCAGCAACAAGGGCGGACTGGATTGCTGGGTGGTGCAAGCATCTCCGGACTGGAGCCGCGAGCATTTGGATGATGATGGCGAAACTATAGCCACTTTGTTGCTCGAAGAATTGGGCAATCAGACGGACATCACCATGCCTGAAGCCGTCCATAGCGCAGCCCATCGCTGGTTATACGCCGAAAGCGGATCGACGGCGCAGAAGGCGCTTTGGAACGCAGATGCATGCCTTGGTGCCTGCGGCGATTGGCTGATCGGTCCTCGGGTGGAGGCGGCCTTTGTATCTGGCGTAACGCTAGCCGATACGATTTTGACCACTGGCTGA
- a CDS encoding M20/M25/M40 family metallo-hydrolase, giving the protein MKKTVFALAALSLALPATSFAQDNNGRYGLPPGAHDEIAWDFVEGITTEIGPRLAGTVDEARAREWTMEWLRNHGFANVMNEPFPIQTWVRGEEQARIIAPFPQPVVVTALGYSGATSAQGIRAEIVHFATTDELRAAPEGSLAGKIAYIGHAMRATQDGSHYGYFGSARRQGPGIAAQKGAAGIIIRSIGTDDDRLPHTGATNWPEGVTPIPAAALSNPDADNLERMLARGETVAMELVLTPRHLGETMSGNVTAEIVGSDASLPPVLLACHLDSWDIGTGAIDDGAGCAIAATAALRVAEEGQPLRTIRVLFAGAEETGLWGSRAYSAAHADEPMGVGFESDFGAGLIWRLETNFSRTNPALFSRLAQAVAGYGVLPAPQIVASGGADLNILRDQQAPIVDLQQDGSRYFDLHHTANDTLDKVDPTELAQNVAVWTAVAGVLANEPGDIRGADIIVEE; this is encoded by the coding sequence ATGAAAAAGACCGTCTTCGCGCTTGCTGCGCTTTCTCTCGCCCTTCCTGCCACAAGTTTCGCCCAGGACAACAATGGGCGGTACGGCCTGCCACCCGGCGCGCATGACGAGATCGCCTGGGATTTTGTGGAAGGCATCACTACGGAAATAGGTCCGCGCCTCGCCGGTACGGTGGATGAGGCACGGGCACGTGAATGGACGATGGAGTGGTTGCGCAATCACGGCTTTGCCAATGTCATGAACGAACCATTCCCGATACAAACGTGGGTCCGAGGAGAAGAGCAGGCGCGCATCATCGCCCCGTTCCCGCAACCAGTGGTGGTGACGGCGCTTGGCTATAGCGGCGCAACATCAGCGCAGGGCATCAGGGCTGAAATTGTTCATTTCGCTACGACGGACGAATTACGGGCCGCACCCGAAGGCAGCCTTGCTGGCAAGATCGCCTATATCGGCCATGCGATGCGCGCGACGCAGGATGGATCGCATTACGGATATTTTGGATCGGCACGGAGGCAGGGGCCAGGGATTGCCGCGCAAAAGGGTGCCGCCGGTATCATTATCCGTTCTATTGGAACCGATGATGATCGCCTGCCGCACACTGGCGCAACCAATTGGCCCGAAGGGGTCACGCCAATCCCTGCTGCTGCTCTCAGCAACCCCGATGCCGACAATCTTGAGCGTATGCTGGCGCGTGGCGAGACAGTTGCGATGGAACTTGTCCTGACGCCGCGCCATCTTGGCGAAACGATGAGCGGTAACGTTACTGCAGAGATCGTAGGAAGTGATGCGTCCCTGCCGCCGGTTCTGCTGGCCTGCCATCTGGATAGCTGGGATATTGGCACCGGCGCGATTGATGATGGCGCAGGCTGCGCTATCGCCGCCACCGCTGCCTTGCGTGTAGCCGAAGAAGGTCAGCCGCTTCGGACGATTCGCGTCCTTTTTGCCGGGGCAGAGGAAACCGGGTTGTGGGGCAGCCGCGCTTATTCCGCCGCCCATGCGGATGAACCGATGGGCGTAGGATTCGAAAGCGATTTTGGCGCGGGGTTGATCTGGCGGCTCGAAACGAATTTCTCTCGCACCAATCCGGCCCTGTTCTCTCGATTGGCCCAAGCAGTCGCTGGTTACGGCGTGCTACCCGCGCCGCAAATTGTTGCCAGCGGCGGCGCTGACCTCAACATCTTGCGCGATCAACAGGCGCCAATCGTGGATCTGCAACAGGACGGATCACGGTATTTTGATCTGCATCACACCGCCAATGATACGCTCGATAAGGTCGATCCGACCGAGTTGGCACAAAATGTTGCGGTATGGACGGCAGTGGCCGGTGTTTTGGCGAATGAGCCTGGCGATATAAGAGGCGCCGATATTATCGTGGAAGAGTAA
- a CDS encoding sensor domain-containing diguanylate cyclase gives MNGVALKSHSHRSALLFAFAYLVAAIGALLLTKGSSGIAAIWPPSGIMLAGVLLLRGDARTTLYLGAFIASMVANAIIGTSLWASIAFSVANIAEAATARALILNFKQSSRDIASARNIITTGAAACVAAVLSALIASVLTSEFESGFLISWASTVFFGMITITPAILFIAIDIMEHERSLVSIVSTTSLIVLSGAVAFWQTDVPLLWLPIAAAGFATYRLGLTGAAVSLLALAITGAVHSSAGLGVSGLDNSVVGTTLFLQIYLAGVLLALLPLAALLSKYQSIMADLVFARQSADLQATEARRLAETDALTGVANRGKIIECLRAEIVHAKATGRDLSILMMDVDHFKSVNDRFGHAKGDLALMAVANEGRALAGRSGHFGRIGGEEFLLVLPGIGIDQAAEIADEMRFGVRHLDWVGHAMDPITLSIGVAQHAGMQDDASLLGEADGRLYAAKRAGRNQICISDPPLIPLRRLS, from the coding sequence ATGAATGGGGTCGCACTCAAATCACACAGTCACAGGTCCGCCCTGCTTTTCGCATTCGCCTATCTTGTGGCTGCGATTGGCGCCTTGCTGTTAACCAAAGGCAGCTCGGGAATTGCCGCGATCTGGCCTCCCAGCGGCATTATGCTGGCTGGTGTTTTGTTGCTACGCGGCGATGCACGCACGACCCTATATCTTGGAGCGTTTATCGCCAGCATGGTGGCCAACGCCATCATCGGGACGTCCCTATGGGCTTCCATCGCCTTCAGTGTCGCAAATATTGCCGAAGCCGCGACGGCGCGTGCGCTGATACTCAATTTCAAGCAATCTTCGCGCGATATTGCCAGCGCCCGCAATATCATCACGACTGGGGCTGCTGCATGTGTGGCGGCGGTGTTGAGCGCGCTCATCGCCTCTGTGCTGACATCCGAATTTGAATCCGGGTTCCTGATTTCCTGGGCATCGACAGTATTTTTCGGGATGATTACGATTACGCCCGCCATTCTGTTTATCGCGATTGATATCATGGAGCATGAACGGTCACTCGTTTCGATTGTCTCGACAACCTCTTTGATTGTCCTTTCGGGCGCAGTGGCATTCTGGCAGACAGACGTTCCGCTTTTGTGGCTTCCGATCGCTGCGGCAGGATTTGCGACTTATCGCCTTGGACTGACGGGCGCGGCGGTCAGCCTGCTGGCGCTGGCCATAACCGGGGCGGTTCACTCATCCGCCGGCCTTGGCGTTTCAGGATTGGACAATTCAGTCGTCGGGACGACGCTGTTTCTGCAAATCTATCTCGCAGGCGTGCTCCTCGCCTTGTTGCCGCTGGCAGCCTTGCTGAGCAAATATCAATCCATCATGGCTGATTTGGTTTTCGCGAGACAATCGGCCGATTTGCAGGCCACCGAAGCGCGCCGTCTGGCAGAAACGGATGCGCTGACGGGCGTGGCAAATCGCGGCAAGATCATCGAGTGTCTGCGCGCCGAAATTGTACATGCAAAGGCAACTGGGCGCGATCTTTCGATACTGATGATGGATGTTGATCACTTCAAATCGGTCAATGATCGTTTCGGCCATGCCAAGGGTGATCTGGCATTGATGGCCGTTGCCAATGAAGGTCGGGCTCTTGCCGGGAGGAGCGGCCACTTTGGCCGCATAGGCGGCGAGGAATTTCTGCTTGTCTTACCCGGCATCGGCATTGATCAGGCCGCAGAAATTGCCGATGAAATGCGCTTCGGTGTGCGTCATCTTGATTGGGTGGGACACGCTATGGATCCCATCACGCTCAGCATCGGTGTGGCGCAACATGCGGGCATGCAGGATGATGCAAGCCTGCTGGGCGAAGCCGACGGCCGACTCTATGCTGCCAAACGCGCAGGGCGCAACCAAATCTGCATCAGCGATCCACCATTGATCCCGTTACGCCGCCTTTCCTGA
- a CDS encoding DUF421 domain-containing protein — protein sequence MFLDNTIIDLLLRGAVLAMFALFFVVFQIRIVGLRSLSKMTNFDFIMTIALGSLVAGAAQSTEWTAFAQSLMAMVGLFLTQWAAARLRKNSDLAEGIMQNEPMLLMRDGKVIHSALEKTRVAESDLRAKLREANVLRMEDVRAAVLETTGDVSILHGQNLEEALLRGVRSSSASGS from the coding sequence ATGTTCCTGGACAATACAATTATCGATTTGCTGCTCCGTGGCGCTGTGCTGGCAATGTTTGCGCTGTTTTTTGTCGTGTTCCAGATCCGCATTGTCGGACTGCGATCCTTGTCCAAGATGACCAATTTTGATTTCATCATGACCATCGCTCTCGGGTCATTGGTAGCAGGGGCTGCGCAGTCGACCGAGTGGACCGCCTTTGCCCAGTCTCTGATGGCCATGGTCGGCCTGTTCCTGACCCAATGGGCCGCGGCTCGCCTGCGTAAGAACTCTGATCTTGCAGAAGGCATCATGCAAAATGAGCCAATGCTGCTGATGCGTGATGGCAAGGTTATCCATTCAGCTCTGGAGAAAACGCGTGTGGCCGAAAGCGATTTGCGCGCCAAATTGCGTGAGGCAAATGTACTGAGGATGGAAGATGTGCGGGCCGCTGTTCTGGAAACCACTGGCGATGTTTCAATCTTGCACGGCCAGAATCTGGAAGAGGCTTTGCTACGGGGTGTGCGGTCCAGTTCGGCAAGCGGGTCCTAA
- the ettA gene encoding energy-dependent translational throttle protein EttA, with protein MAAQYAYVMKNMTKTFPGASKPVLHDINLQFYRGAKIGIVGPNGAGKSTLIKIMAGIDTDITGEAWPGENITVGYLEQEPELDSSKTVLENVKDGARETADLVERFNAISAEMAEPDADFDALGTEMADLQGKIDAVDGWTLDNQLEIAMEALRCPPSDMGVESLSGGEKRRVALTRLLIQKPDILLLDEPTNHLDAESVQWLENHLKEYAGAVLMITHDRYFLDNVVEWILELDRGSYYPYEGNYSTYLEKKAKRLQQESREESGRQKALSRELEWMRQTPAARQTKSKARIRKFDQLQDEMSNRKPGKAQIVIQVPERLGGKVIEANNISKAYGDKLLFEDLSFMLPPGGIVGVIGPNGAGKSTLFKILTGKEEPDSGTVEIGETVHLGYVDQSRDHLDPKHNVWEEISDGLDYMKVNGHDTSTRAYVGAFNFKGPDQQKNVGKLSGGERNRVHMAKMLKEGGNVLLLDEPTNDLDVETLSALEEAIENFAGCAVVISHDRFFLDRLATHILAFEGNSHVEWFEGNFEAYEEDKRRRLGDAADRPTKLQYKKLTR; from the coding sequence ATGGCTGCCCAATACGCATATGTCATGAAGAACATGACGAAAACTTTCCCCGGTGCAAGCAAGCCGGTGCTGCATGACATCAATCTGCAGTTCTATCGCGGGGCAAAAATCGGCATTGTCGGGCCGAATGGCGCGGGTAAATCCACGCTGATCAAGATCATGGCCGGTATTGATACCGATATCACGGGCGAGGCATGGCCGGGCGAAAACATCACCGTTGGCTATCTGGAGCAGGAACCTGAACTGGATTCGAGCAAGACCGTGTTGGAAAACGTCAAGGATGGCGCGCGGGAAACCGCCGACCTTGTCGAACGCTTCAATGCGATCAGTGCCGAAATGGCTGAACCCGATGCCGATTTCGATGCTTTGGGCACCGAAATGGCTGATTTGCAGGGCAAGATTGATGCGGTGGACGGCTGGACGCTAGACAATCAACTCGAAATCGCAATGGAGGCGTTGCGCTGCCCGCCGTCCGATATGGGCGTTGAAAGCCTTTCCGGTGGTGAAAAGCGCCGCGTCGCCCTCACCCGTCTGCTGATCCAGAAGCCCGATATCCTGCTTCTGGACGAACCGACCAACCACCTTGACGCCGAAAGCGTCCAATGGCTGGAAAATCACCTCAAGGAATATGCGGGAGCGGTGCTTATGATTACCCATGACCGCTATTTTCTCGACAATGTGGTGGAATGGATCCTGGAACTGGATCGTGGATCCTATTATCCGTATGAGGGCAATTACAGCACTTATCTGGAAAAGAAGGCCAAGCGTCTTCAGCAGGAAAGCCGGGAGGAATCCGGGCGCCAGAAGGCCCTTTCGCGTGAACTTGAATGGATGCGGCAGACCCCCGCAGCACGCCAGACCAAGTCCAAGGCGCGTATCCGCAAATTCGATCAGCTTCAGGACGAAATGTCCAATCGGAAGCCCGGTAAGGCGCAAATCGTCATTCAGGTGCCGGAGCGGCTGGGCGGCAAGGTGATCGAGGCAAACAATATTTCCAAGGCCTATGGCGACAAGCTGTTGTTCGAAGACCTGTCCTTCATGTTGCCTCCCGGCGGCATCGTTGGTGTGATCGGGCCGAATGGCGCGGGTAAGTCCACGCTGTTCAAAATCCTGACCGGCAAGGAAGAACCAGATAGCGGCACCGTCGAAATCGGTGAGACCGTGCATCTTGGCTATGTCGATCAGAGCCGCGACCATCTCGATCCGAAGCACAATGTCTGGGAAGAAATCTCTGACGGCCTCGATTACATGAAGGTCAATGGACACGATACCAGCACCCGCGCCTATGTCGGTGCATTCAATTTCAAAGGACCGGACCAACAGAAAAACGTCGGCAAGCTGTCTGGCGGTGAACGCAATCGCGTCCATATGGCCAAGATGCTGAAAGAAGGCGGTAATGTGCTGCTGCTGGACGAACCGACCAATGATCTCGACGTGGAAACCCTGTCAGCCCTGGAAGAAGCAATTGAAAACTTCGCTGGCTGCGCCGTGGTCATATCGCATGACCGGTTTTTCCTTGATCGACTGGCAACGCATATTCTTGCGTTTGAAGGGAACAGCCATGTCGAATGGTTCGAAGGCAATTTCGAAGCCTATGAGGAAGACAAGAGGCGCCGCCTTGGCGATGCCGCCGATCGGCCGACAAAATTGCAATACAAGAAGCTGACACGATAG
- a CDS encoding TerC family protein, with protein MDIIALLSDPAAWLALLTLIALEVILGIDNLIFIAILSNKLPEHQQSKARRIGLALALIMRIGLLMLIGWIVTLQTPLFDLGIAGEPGPYGEPTFETAFSGRDLILLAGGLFLLWKATKEIHHSMEPEDNSGDLLDKTPDMAKAATATFGAVIAQIVAIDIVFSVDSILTAVGMTDHVPIMIAAVVITVGVMMVAADPLARFIEQNPTLVMLALAFLVMIGLVLIADGFGFHVPKGYIYVAMGFSVGVEILNMVQRNKHTSKTDKAGSSC; from the coding sequence ATGGATATCATTGCCTTGCTCAGCGATCCAGCCGCGTGGCTGGCCCTGCTCACCCTGATCGCGCTGGAGGTAATCCTTGGCATCGACAATCTCATCTTCATCGCCATTCTTTCCAACAAGCTACCAGAACATCAGCAAAGCAAGGCACGGCGAATTGGATTGGCGCTAGCGCTGATAATGCGCATCGGCCTGCTGATGCTGATCGGCTGGATCGTGACGCTGCAAACCCCGCTGTTCGATCTGGGGATTGCTGGCGAACCCGGGCCTTATGGTGAGCCTACCTTCGAAACCGCTTTCTCCGGTCGGGATCTGATCCTGCTGGCGGGGGGATTGTTCCTGCTGTGGAAGGCCACCAAGGAAATCCACCATTCCATGGAGCCAGAGGATAATTCAGGTGATCTGCTCGACAAGACGCCTGACATGGCAAAGGCCGCCACGGCCACCTTTGGTGCAGTGATCGCACAGATCGTCGCTATCGACATCGTGTTTTCAGTCGATTCGATACTCACGGCTGTCGGCATGACCGATCACGTGCCTATCATGATTGCCGCTGTGGTAATTACCGTGGGCGTTATGATGGTCGCCGCCGATCCACTGGCGCGCTTTATCGAACAGAATCCCACGCTGGTTATGTTGGCGCTCGCATTTCTTGTAATGATCGGCCTCGTGCTGATCGCGGACGGTTTCGGCTTCCATGTGCCGAAGGGCTATATCTACGTGGCGATGGGCTTCTCAGTCGGAGTCGAGATTCTCAACATGGTCCAGAGGAACAAACATACGAGCAAGACGGACAAAGCCGGGTCATCCTGCTGA
- a CDS encoding UdgX family uracil-DNA binding protein (This protein belongs to the uracil DNA glycosylase superfamily, members of which act in excision repair of DNA. However, it belongs more specifically to UdgX branch, whose founding member was found to bind uracil in DNA (where it does not belong), without cleaving it, appears to promote DNA repair by a pathway involving RecA, rather than base excision.) encodes MTALQHVKLGTYYVVNMPEPDDFAFWRDRARQLVQCDVPPDRVAWVEPGATGSLFSHGDRRLPVPDDATAPVRASKRFMQLAQNAALHCDSQRFALLYRLLWRLQANPRLMEDRADLDVRRVEELDKTVRRDAHKMHAFVRFRLVENVDEPEALEHYVAWFEPEHHILRREAGFFVRRFANMRWSILTPSGSLHWDGEVLCEGPPAQKSDAPSGDPAEDLWRKYYASIFNPARLKIGAMLKEMPRKYWKNMPEAALIPELVAGAQKRESEMVSAGKLEFEERPETLAAIEKAIHACSKCPIGALDNRAVMGEGPDDADLMIVGEQPGDQEDLAGRPFVGPAGQVLDTALEVAGIARSSAYVTNTVKHFKYVQRGKRRLHQSPAAKEIDTCRWWQEAERAIVQPKLVLALGASAARGMLGKTVSVSKVRGAPMMLDDGSELWITVHPSYLLRLDGEARAEQERLFAADLAAVKVRLGQLAELEE; translated from the coding sequence ATGACAGCGCTGCAGCATGTGAAGCTTGGCACCTATTACGTGGTGAATATGCCTGAGCCGGACGACTTTGCCTTCTGGCGGGATCGGGCGAGGCAATTGGTGCAATGCGATGTGCCGCCTGATCGCGTGGCATGGGTGGAGCCCGGCGCCACCGGCTCGCTTTTTTCACATGGCGACCGCCGCCTGCCTGTGCCCGACGACGCAACGGCGCCGGTGCGCGCAAGCAAGCGTTTCATGCAATTGGCGCAGAATGCCGCACTGCATTGCGATTCCCAGCGCTTTGCCTTGCTGTATCGCCTGCTGTGGCGTTTGCAGGCCAATCCGCGCCTGATGGAAGACAGGGCCGATCTCGACGTGCGGCGTGTGGAAGAACTGGACAAGACGGTGCGCCGCGATGCGCACAAGATGCACGCCTTCGTCCGTTTTCGTCTGGTAGAGAATGTGGACGAACCCGAAGCTCTTGAACATTATGTCGCCTGGTTTGAGCCAGAGCATCACATCCTGCGGCGCGAGGCGGGCTTTTTCGTGCGCCGGTTTGCCAATATGCGCTGGTCCATCCTGACGCCAAGCGGCTCGCTCCACTGGGATGGCGAGGTCTTGTGCGAAGGCCCTCCGGCGCAAAAATCGGATGCGCCCAGCGGCGATCCAGCAGAAGATCTCTGGCGCAAATATTATGCTTCCATCTTCAACCCTGCACGGCTGAAAATCGGCGCGATGCTGAAGGAAATGCCGCGCAAATATTGGAAAAACATGCCCGAAGCCGCGCTCATTCCCGAACTGGTGGCGGGCGCACAGAAGCGCGAATCCGAAATGGTTTCAGCCGGAAAGCTGGAATTCGAGGAGCGTCCCGAAACGCTGGCCGCAATCGAGAAGGCGATCCATGCCTGCAGCAAATGCCCCATCGGCGCGCTCGATAACCGCGCTGTAATGGGAGAGGGGCCGGATGATGCCGATCTGATGATCGTGGGGGAGCAGCCCGGCGATCAGGAGGATCTGGCGGGACGTCCTTTTGTCGGCCCTGCCGGACAGGTGCTGGATACGGCGCTGGAGGTTGCGGGGATCGCGCGGAGCAGCGCCTATGTCACCAATACGGTCAAGCATTTCAAATATGTCCAGCGTGGCAAACGGCGGCTGCACCAGTCGCCTGCTGCGAAGGAAATCGACACCTGCCGCTGGTGGCAGGAAGCAGAGCGCGCCATCGTCCAGCCCAAGCTTGTGCTGGCGCTGGGGGCCAGCGCAGCGCGCGGGATGCTGGGCAAGACGGTTAGCGTCAGCAAGGTGCGCGGTGCCCCGATGATGCTGGACGATGGCAGTGAATTGTGGATCACCGTGCATCCCTCCTATCTTCTGCGCCTCGACGGAGAAGCGCGGGCCGAGCAAGAACGTCTGTTCGCAGCCGATCTGGCAGCGGTGAAGGTGCGGCTGGGTCAGCTGGCGGAGCTTGAGGAGTGA
- a CDS encoding putative DNA modification/repair radical SAM protein, which produces MTALDTIQKLGILADAAKYDASCASSGTAKRSSKGGKGIGSTEGMGICHAYAPDGRCISLLKILLTNHCIFDCHYCVNRKSSNVRRARFTPQEVADLTLTFYRRNYIEGLFLSSGIIKSANYTMEQLVETARILREDHDFRGYIHLKTIPEADAELVHQAGLYADRVSINVELPTDAGLTRLAPDKNASQIEGAMGGVKGAIVQAKDERKRFRHAPRFAPGGQSTQMIVGADSASDSDIVGKASHLYGRFKLRRVYYSAFSPIPDASAVLPLKRPPLMREHRLYQSDWLMRFYGFAPHEVMQATEADGNLPLDIDPKLAWALKFREQFPVDVNRSSREMLLRVPGLGTRAVGQILASRRHRTLRLDDVARLTVSVVKIRPFIVTADWRPVLLTDHANLRSLLAPKQEQLELFAA; this is translated from the coding sequence ATGACTGCTCTCGACACTATTCAGAAGCTGGGAATCCTTGCTGATGCGGCAAAATACGATGCCTCTTGCGCATCTTCCGGCACGGCGAAACGCAGCAGCAAGGGCGGCAAGGGTATCGGGTCGACAGAGGGGATGGGCATTTGTCACGCCTATGCGCCCGATGGTCGCTGCATCTCGTTGTTGAAGATACTGCTGACCAACCATTGCATCTTCGATTGCCATTATTGCGTGAACCGCAAGAGCAGCAATGTGCGCCGTGCGCGCTTTACGCCGCAGGAAGTGGCGGATCTTACGCTGACCTTCTACCGGCGCAATTATATCGAAGGGCTGTTCCTGTCGTCAGGCATTATCAAAAGCGCCAATTATACGATGGAACAATTGGTAGAAACTGCGCGCATCCTGCGGGAAGATCACGATTTTCGTGGTTATATCCATCTCAAGACTATCCCTGAAGCCGATGCCGAACTGGTGCATCAGGCGGGTCTTTATGCCGATCGTGTCTCGATCAATGTCGAATTGCCTACCGATGCCGGACTTACTCGCCTCGCTCCCGATAAGAACGCCAGCCAGATCGAAGGTGCGATGGGCGGGGTGAAAGGCGCGATTGTTCAGGCCAAGGATGAACGCAAGCGTTTCCGCCACGCCCCGCGCTTTGCGCCGGGTGGGCAATCGACGCAGATGATCGTCGGGGCAGACAGCGCCAGCGATTCCGATATCGTGGGCAAGGCAAGCCATCTCTATGGTCGTTTCAAGCTGCGCCGCGTCTATTATTCAGCCTTCTCGCCCATTCCCGATGCTAGCGCGGTCCTGCCGCTCAAACGTCCGCCGCTGATGCGCGAACACCGGCTTTACCAGTCGGACTGGCTTATGCGGTTTTACGGTTTTGCTCCGCATGAGGTGATGCAGGCCACCGAAGCTGACGGGAATTTACCGCTCGATATTGATCCGAAGCTGGCGTGGGCATTGAAGTTTCGTGAACAATTTCCAGTAGATGTGAACCGTTCCTCGCGCGAAATGTTGCTGCGTGTGCCGGGGCTGGGCACACGCGCGGTGGGCCAGATACTGGCCAGCCGCCGCCACCGCACATTGCGCCTTGATGATGTCGCGCGGCTCACCGTTTCGGTTGTGAAGATACGTCCGTTCATCGTGACCGCAGACTGGCGCCCTGTTTTGCTGACCGACCACGCAAATTTGCGCAGCCTGCTCGCGCCAAAGCAGGAACAGCTTGAACTGTTCGCGGCATGA